CATTCCCGCGAGCATCAGGTTCGGCAGCGTTCCGAGCCCGAACGCCAGCATCAGGCCGGCGCCGCGCCCCGCCGAACCGGTGACGAGCGCCGTGGTCAGGACGCTATACACGAGGCCGCACGGCAGGAACCCCCACAACAGGCCGAGGGGCAGGGCCTGAGCTGCCGAACGTGCCGGCAGGAAGCGCCGCGTCAGGGGTTGAACCACCCGCCACAGCCGCAGCCCGACCCGCTCCACCGGAGTCAATAGACGCGTGAAGCCGGTCAGGTACAAGCCGAGCGCGATGAGCATCAGGTTCGCCAGCACATACAGGCCGAGCTGGACCGGCAGCACGTCGTTGAACAGCAGGCCGACGGTGCCGAGCGCGCCGAGCACCGCGCCGAGCAGGGTATAGGTGGCGATGCGCCCGAGATTGTAGGCGAGGTGGATCGGCCACTGCCGACGCGTGTCGCCCGGCATGCGCACCGAAGTCATCGCCCCGACGATCCCCCCGCACATGCTTACGCAATGAGTTCCGCCAAGCAGGCCGATGAGGAAAACTGCGATATAACCGGTTTCAGGCATCAGGGGGCATCGAATACAAGCGAAGGCGACGCGGAACCCGCGACAGAAAACGCTTCTATTCTAACACTCCCCCGCCGCGAGGCTCCGCCCGACGGCGCGGTCAGATCACCTTGGAGTAGCGAGCGCGCTCCCGATCGGCCCGCAGATACCGGTCGAACACCATCGCGATGCCACGCAC
Above is a genomic segment from Azoarcus sp. PA01 containing:
- a CDS encoding sulfite exporter TauE/SafE family protein yields the protein MPETGYIAVFLIGLLGGTHCVSMCGGIVGAMTSVRMPGDTRRQWPIHLAYNLGRIATYTLLGAVLGALGTVGLLFNDVLPVQLGLYVLANLMLIALGLYLTGFTRLLTPVERVGLRLWRVVQPLTRRFLPARSAAQALPLGLLWGFLPCGLVYSVLTTALVTGSAGRGAGLMLAFGLGTLPNLMLAGMLFKRFREVTRNGKIRFAAGLLVLGFGVFGLLNAPTLGGKLWSGVVCEV